A stretch of the Neofelis nebulosa isolate mNeoNeb1 chromosome 1, mNeoNeb1.pri, whole genome shotgun sequence genome encodes the following:
- the MTX3 gene encoding metaxin-3 isoform X3 has product MAAPLELSCWGGGWGLPSVHSESLVVMAYAKFSGAPLKVNVIDNTWRGARGDVPILTTEDNIVSQPAKILNFLRKQKYNADYELSAKQGADTLAYIALLEEKLLPAVLHTFWVESDNYFAVTKPWFASRIPFPLSLILPGRMSKGALNRILLTKGEPPLYHLREVEAQIYRDAKECLNLLSNRLGTSQFFFGDTPSTLDAYVFGFLAPLYKIRFPKVQLQEHLKQLSNLCRFCDDILNSYFKLSLGDG; this is encoded by the exons ATGGCGGCCCCCTTGGAGCTCAGTTgctggggaggtggctgggggctcCCATCGGTGCACAGCGAGTCCCTGGTGGTGATG GCTTACGCCAAATTTTCTGGTGCACCCTTGAAAGTCAATGTCATAGATAACACCTGGAGAGGTGCAAGAG GAGATGTACCAATTTTGACAACTGAAGACAACATTGTTTCTCAGCCTGCGAAAATactaaactttttaagaaaacag aaatataatgctgATTATGAACTCTCAGCAAAACAGGGGGCAGATACACTGGCTTACATTGCTCTCCTTGAAGAGAAGCTTCTTCCTGCAGTG cttCACACATTCTGGGTTGAGAGTGACAATTACTTTGCTGTGACAAAGCCATGGTTTGCTTCACGAATTCCTTTTCCCTTGAGTTTGATCCTGCCTGGAAGGATGTCTAAGGGAGCACTGAATAGAATTCTCCTGACTAAAGGAGAGCCTCCCCTTTACCACCTCCGAGAAGTGGAAGCTCAG ATATACAGAGATGCCAAGGAGTGCCTAAATCTTCTGTCAAACAGATTGGGAACATCTCAGTTTTTCTTTGGAGATAC gCCATCTACCTTGGATGCCTACGTGTTTGGTTTTCTTGCACCTCTTTATAAAATACGCTTTCCTAAAGTTCAATTACAAGAACATTTGAAACAGCTCTCCAACCTGTGCCGCTTTTGTGATGACATCCTAAATAGTTATTTTAAGCTTAGTCTTGGAG ATGGATGA
- the MTX3 gene encoding metaxin-3 isoform X1 codes for MAAPLELSCWGGGWGLPSVHSESLVVMAYAKFSGAPLKVNVIDNTWRGARGDVPILTTEDNIVSQPAKILNFLRKQKYNADYELSAKQGADTLAYIALLEEKLLPAVLHTFWVESDNYFAVTKPWFASRIPFPLSLILPGRMSKGALNRILLTKGEPPLYHLREVEAQIYRDAKECLNLLSNRLGTSQFFFGDTPSTLDAYVFGFLAPLYKIRFPKVQLQEHLKQLSNLCRFCDDILNSYFKLSLGGTSPAGQETVDANLQKLTQLVNKESNLIEKMDDNLRQSPQLPPRKLPTLKLTPAEDENNSLQRLSP; via the exons ATGGCGGCCCCCTTGGAGCTCAGTTgctggggaggtggctgggggctcCCATCGGTGCACAGCGAGTCCCTGGTGGTGATG GCTTACGCCAAATTTTCTGGTGCACCCTTGAAAGTCAATGTCATAGATAACACCTGGAGAGGTGCAAGAG GAGATGTACCAATTTTGACAACTGAAGACAACATTGTTTCTCAGCCTGCGAAAATactaaactttttaagaaaacag aaatataatgctgATTATGAACTCTCAGCAAAACAGGGGGCAGATACACTGGCTTACATTGCTCTCCTTGAAGAGAAGCTTCTTCCTGCAGTG cttCACACATTCTGGGTTGAGAGTGACAATTACTTTGCTGTGACAAAGCCATGGTTTGCTTCACGAATTCCTTTTCCCTTGAGTTTGATCCTGCCTGGAAGGATGTCTAAGGGAGCACTGAATAGAATTCTCCTGACTAAAGGAGAGCCTCCCCTTTACCACCTCCGAGAAGTGGAAGCTCAG ATATACAGAGATGCCAAGGAGTGCCTAAATCTTCTGTCAAACAGATTGGGAACATCTCAGTTTTTCTTTGGAGATAC gCCATCTACCTTGGATGCCTACGTGTTTGGTTTTCTTGCACCTCTTTATAAAATACGCTTTCCTAAAGTTCAATTACAAGAACATTTGAAACAGCTCTCCAACCTGTGCCGCTTTTGTGATGACATCCTAAATAGTTATTTTAAGCTTAGTCTTGGAG GCACCTCTCCTGCTGGTCAAGAAACAGTAGACGCAAATCTGCAGAAACTCACACAACTTGTAAATAAGGAATCCAACTTGATTGAAAAG ATGGATGACAATCTTCGCCAAAGCCCTCAACTTCCTCCTCGGAAACTGCCAACACTCAAATTGACTCCAGCAGAAGACGAAAATAATTCCTTACAACGGCTATCACCCTGA
- the MTX3 gene encoding metaxin-3 isoform X2 encodes MAAPLELSCWGGGWGLPSVHSESLVVMAYAKFSGAPLKVNVIDNTWRGARGDVPILTTEDNIVSQPAKILNFLRKQLHTFWVESDNYFAVTKPWFASRIPFPLSLILPGRMSKGALNRILLTKGEPPLYHLREVEAQIYRDAKECLNLLSNRLGTSQFFFGDTPSTLDAYVFGFLAPLYKIRFPKVQLQEHLKQLSNLCRFCDDILNSYFKLSLGGTSPAGQETVDANLQKLTQLVNKESNLIEKMDDNLRQSPQLPPRKLPTLKLTPAEDENNSLQRLSP; translated from the exons ATGGCGGCCCCCTTGGAGCTCAGTTgctggggaggtggctgggggctcCCATCGGTGCACAGCGAGTCCCTGGTGGTGATG GCTTACGCCAAATTTTCTGGTGCACCCTTGAAAGTCAATGTCATAGATAACACCTGGAGAGGTGCAAGAG GAGATGTACCAATTTTGACAACTGAAGACAACATTGTTTCTCAGCCTGCGAAAATactaaactttttaagaaaacag cttCACACATTCTGGGTTGAGAGTGACAATTACTTTGCTGTGACAAAGCCATGGTTTGCTTCACGAATTCCTTTTCCCTTGAGTTTGATCCTGCCTGGAAGGATGTCTAAGGGAGCACTGAATAGAATTCTCCTGACTAAAGGAGAGCCTCCCCTTTACCACCTCCGAGAAGTGGAAGCTCAG ATATACAGAGATGCCAAGGAGTGCCTAAATCTTCTGTCAAACAGATTGGGAACATCTCAGTTTTTCTTTGGAGATAC gCCATCTACCTTGGATGCCTACGTGTTTGGTTTTCTTGCACCTCTTTATAAAATACGCTTTCCTAAAGTTCAATTACAAGAACATTTGAAACAGCTCTCCAACCTGTGCCGCTTTTGTGATGACATCCTAAATAGTTATTTTAAGCTTAGTCTTGGAG GCACCTCTCCTGCTGGTCAAGAAACAGTAGACGCAAATCTGCAGAAACTCACACAACTTGTAAATAAGGAATCCAACTTGATTGAAAAG ATGGATGACAATCTTCGCCAAAGCCCTCAACTTCCTCCTCGGAAACTGCCAACACTCAAATTGACTCCAGCAGAAGACGAAAATAATTCCTTACAACGGCTATCACCCTGA